Proteins from a genomic interval of Heteronotia binoei isolate CCM8104 ecotype False Entrance Well chromosome 5, APGP_CSIRO_Hbin_v1, whole genome shotgun sequence:
- the ZBTB9 gene encoding zinc finger and BTB domain-containing protein 9 has product MEPETRSVQIQFPHYAAVLLESLNKHRLEGKFCDISIHVQGRVFQAHKSVLAASSPYFHDKLLLNDTNCIVLPSVIEPDAFENLLQLIYSGRLKLLLEALPSHLLVASGLQMWQVVDQCSGILKELEGGPCRPWPGRASESQSPSSSSYFGAREEAASGGEGPGRRLQDGCPDDEVLKIQVPHDDDEEEEEEEEEDDERQAPMCSGSTDSPVKVILDEGEEGERDGCSKGPGNTGSALHEAPKVFYIKQERFDAEEASTSVLGSGAGSSLPESGFLKALGRPLSMADVPGLCQAEIQETGEVSYILPSGAFSSTATPSFSGKASDSSVPFPESSWKPVDLHGNEIVAHAIHGQVVHAPVKLMSAPDGKRFGCLCGKRFAVKPKRDRHIMLTFSLRPFGCSVCSKKFKLKHHLTEHMKTHDGNLYACEDCGRKFRVQSCFLKHKELCKGQGWATACWTYK; this is encoded by the coding sequence ATGGAGCCGGAGACGCGCAGTGTGCAGATCCAGTTCCCGCATTATGCGGCCGTCCTGCTGGAGTCGCTCAACAAGCACCGGCTGGAGGGGAAGTTCTGTGACATCTCCATCCACGTCCAGGGCCGGGTCTTCCAGGCCCACAAGAGCGTTCTGGCCGCCTCCTCCCCCTACTTCCACGACAAGCTGCTGCTCAATGACACCAACTGCATCGTCCTGCCCAGCGTCATCGAGCCCGATGCCTTCGAGAACCTGCTGCAGCTGATCTACTCGGGGCGCCTCAAGCTGCTCCTGGAGGCCCTGCCCAGCCACCTCCTGGTGGCCAGTGGCCTGCAGATGTGGCAGGTGGTGGACCAGTGCTCGGGCATCCTCAAGGAGCTGGAGGGGGGGCCCTGTCGGCCGTGGCCGGGCCGGGCCAGCGAGAGCCAGtcgcccagcagcagcagctactTTGGAGCCCGCGAGGAGGCTGCGAGCGGAGGGGAAGGGCCTGGGCGTCGCTTGCAGGACGGCTGCCCGGATGATGAGGTGCTGAAGATCCAGGTGCCCCACGACGAcgacgaagaggaggaggaggaagaggaagaggatgaCGAGCGGCAGGCCCCAATGTGCAGCGGCTCCACAGACAGCCCCGTGAAAGTCATCCTGGACGAAGGTGAGGAGGGGGAGCGCGACGGCTGCTCCAAAGGGCCGGGGAACACAGGCTCTGCCCTCCACGAGGCCCCCAAGGTCTTCTACATCAAGCAGGAGCGCTTTGACGCAGAGGAGGCGTCCACTTCGGTGCTGGGCAGTGGCGCTGGCTCCTCTCTGCCCGAGTCGGGCTTTCTCAAGGCCTTGGGCCGGCCTCTCAGCATGGCTGATGTGCCTGGACTGTGCCAGGCGGAGATCCAGGAGACCGGCGAGGTCAGCTACATCCTGCCCAGCGGGGCCTTCTCGTCCACGGCCACTCCCAGCTTCTCCGGGAAGGCCTCGGACTCCTCGGTGCCTTTTCCGGAGAGCTCCTGGAAGCCGGTCGACCTCCACGGGAACGAGATCGTTGCCCACGCCATCCACGGGCAGGTGGTGCACGCCCCCGTGAAGCTGATGTCGGCCCCCGACGGCAAGAGGTTCGGCTGCCTGTGCGGGAAGCGCTTCGCGGTGAAGCCCAAGCGGGACCGGCACATCATGCTGACCTTCAGCCTGCGCCCCTTCGGCTGCTCCGTCTGCAGCAAGAAGTTCAAGCTCAAGCACCACCTCACCGAGCACATGAAGACGCACGACGGGAACCTCTACGCCTGCGAGGACTGCGGCCGCAAGTTCCGCGTCCAGAGCTGCTTCCTGAAGCACAAGGAGCTGTGCAAGGGACAGGGCTGGGCCACCGCCTGCTGGACCTACAAGTAG